From Flavobacterium sp. 102, a single genomic window includes:
- a CDS encoding sodium:solute symporter yields MQQLDWIILSVTLLFIVSYGVYKTKGSKNVEDYILGNKETPWWTVGLSVMATQASAITFLSTPGQAYHDGMGFVQFYFGLPIAMVVISMTFIPIYHRLKVFTAYEYLEQRFDLKTRSFTAILFLIQRGLGTGLTIYAPAIILSSILGWNLTLLNVIIGILVIIYTFAGGTKAVNVTQKQQMFIIMTGMFITFFLILHLLPNDMTFSNAMHIAGANDKMNILDFSVDPENRYTFWSGITGGFFLMLSYFGTDQSQVGRYLSGKSDRESQMGLIMNGFLKVPMQFFILLTGVMVFVFFQFNPVPLHFNPVNRDAVEKSAYAEQYNSLETQLAQLSEEKKEYNLLYIDHLNQNFDNPILRQKLISLSGKEKDLHDQAKEIIAKVDSKAETNDKDYVFIYFILNYLPSGLIGLLLAVILSAAMSSSASGLTALASTTAIDIYKRNIKGEKSEKHFVNATKAFTLLWGVIAILFACVGTLFENLIQLVNIVGSIFYGTVLGVFLVGFYIKFVKANAIFYSAVISQTTIFFIYYYAIHIYPNGQEKLGYLWLNFIGASLTVVLSIIMQLGVKGKQKVMA; encoded by the coding sequence ATGCAACAACTCGACTGGATAATTTTATCGGTTACACTGCTTTTTATAGTTTCTTATGGTGTATACAAAACCAAAGGAAGCAAAAACGTTGAAGATTATATCTTAGGAAACAAAGAAACGCCATGGTGGACAGTCGGTTTATCGGTTATGGCAACACAAGCCAGTGCGATTACTTTCCTTTCCACACCGGGACAAGCCTATCATGACGGAATGGGATTTGTGCAGTTTTATTTTGGTTTACCAATAGCGATGGTGGTAATTTCGATGACCTTTATCCCAATTTATCACCGATTAAAAGTCTTTACAGCTTATGAATATTTAGAACAACGTTTCGATTTAAAAACACGGTCGTTTACAGCCATTTTGTTTTTAATCCAACGAGGATTAGGAACCGGACTGACCATTTATGCACCGGCGATTATTTTGTCCTCTATTTTAGGTTGGAATTTGACTTTGCTCAATGTTATCATTGGAATATTGGTAATCATTTACACATTTGCCGGTGGAACCAAAGCTGTAAACGTAACCCAAAAGCAACAGATGTTTATCATCATGACGGGTATGTTTATCACGTTTTTCTTGATTTTGCATTTGTTACCCAATGACATGACGTTTTCTAATGCCATGCATATTGCCGGTGCCAATGACAAAATGAACATTCTTGATTTCTCCGTTGATCCCGAAAACCGCTATACGTTTTGGAGTGGAATTACCGGTGGTTTCTTCTTGATGCTTTCCTACTTTGGAACTGACCAATCACAAGTTGGGCGCTATTTGTCCGGTAAATCAGATAGAGAAAGCCAAATGGGATTAATCATGAACGGCTTTTTAAAAGTGCCAATGCAATTTTTTATTTTATTGACAGGCGTGATGGTATTTGTGTTTTTCCAATTCAATCCGGTGCCGTTGCATTTCAATCCTGTTAATCGAGATGCGGTGGAAAAATCTGCTTATGCGGAACAATACAATTCACTTGAAACTCAATTAGCACAATTATCCGAGGAAAAAAAGGAATACAACTTATTATATATTGACCATTTGAATCAAAATTTTGACAATCCTATTCTTCGTCAAAAACTGATTTCGCTTTCGGGGAAAGAAAAAGACTTACACGATCAAGCCAAAGAAATTATCGCCAAAGTCGATAGCAAAGCCGAAACCAACGATAAAGATTATGTGTTTATCTACTTTATTTTAAACTATTTGCCTTCCGGATTGATTGGGCTTTTGTTAGCAGTAATTCTATCGGCGGCTATGTCATCTTCCGCTTCCGGATTAACGGCTTTGGCTTCCACCACGGCAATAGATATTTACAAGCGAAATATCAAAGGTGAAAAATCAGAGAAACATTTTGTAAATGCTACTAAAGCCTTCACTTTACTTTGGGGTGTTATTGCCATTCTGTTTGCTTGCGTGGGAACATTGTTTGAAAACTTAATCCAATTGGTTAATATCGTAGGTTCTATATTTTACGGAACCGTTTTGGGTGTTTTCTTAGTAGGATTCTATATCAAATTTGTCAAAGCTAATGCCATCTTTTACAGCGCTGTAATCAGTCAGACTACCATTTTCTTCATCTACTATTACGCTATTCACATTTACCCGAACGGACAAGAAAAATTGGGCTATTTGTGGTTGAACTTTATTGGTGCTTCTTTAACAGTCGTACTATCGATAATAATGCAATTGGGTGTAAAAGGGAAACAAAAAGTTATGGCATAA